The Roseimicrobium gellanilyticum genome contains a region encoding:
- a CDS encoding PQQ-binding-like beta-propeller repeat protein yields the protein MNKKTVLMLAAGLAWGCLHAADHTQWGGVNARNMVSDEKGLPSEMEPGKKLGPKAAPKAAGRLRPDAQEANAAPGAEDIDMSTTKNCLWVAKLGSQTYGSPIIADGKVYVGTNNESPRNPKHIGDRGIVMCFEEKTGKFLWQLVSPKMGTGKVNDWEYLGICGSPTIVGKKGYVPGNRCQIICFDVDGMANGNQGMQDEAQFMAAPGPDGKPVPVEPGPTDCDILWVYDMYKELGVFQHNATSGYPLVVGDKVFVPTCNGVDWTHSNIPAPNAPSFIMLSAETGELLGEMDHVVSERVLHCSWSSPIEAMVNGVQQIIFAAGDGWVYGMAPETKKNDEDLDILKEYWRYDANPPEYRKDDSGKPRKYAEFDGPSEIIATPVFYEGLVYVPIGQDPEHGEGLGMISAIDPKKTGDFTGQAVWTFKGIERSISTPALKDGLVYVADYTGRLFCLDAKTGKEYWKYDTKGHIWASPLVADGKVYIGNEEGELFVLAEGKEMKELAVIEFPAPILGGVSAANGVLYVASHTHLYAFKQGAQGVAQN from the coding sequence ATGAACAAGAAAACTGTCCTCATGCTCGCGGCGGGCCTCGCCTGGGGCTGCCTGCATGCTGCTGACCACACCCAGTGGGGCGGCGTGAATGCGCGCAACATGGTGTCCGATGAAAAGGGCCTTCCGTCGGAAATGGAACCCGGCAAGAAGCTGGGTCCGAAAGCAGCGCCGAAGGCGGCGGGTCGTCTCCGCCCAGATGCCCAGGAAGCGAATGCGGCTCCTGGTGCAGAGGACATCGACATGTCCACCACCAAGAACTGTCTCTGGGTGGCCAAGCTTGGCTCGCAGACCTACGGCTCGCCCATCATTGCCGATGGCAAGGTGTATGTCGGCACGAACAACGAAAGCCCGCGGAATCCCAAGCACATTGGTGACCGCGGTATTGTGATGTGCTTTGAGGAGAAGACGGGCAAGTTCCTCTGGCAGCTCGTGAGCCCGAAGATGGGCACCGGCAAGGTGAATGACTGGGAATACCTCGGCATTTGCGGTTCTCCCACCATCGTCGGCAAGAAGGGTTACGTTCCCGGGAACCGTTGCCAGATCATCTGCTTCGACGTGGATGGCATGGCGAATGGCAACCAGGGCATGCAGGATGAGGCCCAGTTCATGGCCGCTCCCGGACCCGATGGCAAGCCGGTGCCGGTGGAGCCCGGACCCACGGATTGCGACATCCTCTGGGTGTATGACATGTACAAGGAGCTCGGTGTGTTCCAGCACAACGCCACCTCCGGCTACCCGCTCGTGGTTGGTGACAAGGTCTTCGTCCCCACCTGCAATGGCGTGGACTGGACCCACTCGAACATTCCCGCGCCGAACGCTCCCAGCTTCATCATGCTGAGCGCGGAAACCGGTGAACTGCTCGGTGAAATGGATCACGTGGTGAGCGAGCGCGTACTGCACTGCTCCTGGTCCTCACCCATTGAGGCGATGGTGAATGGCGTGCAGCAGATCATCTTCGCTGCCGGCGATGGCTGGGTCTATGGCATGGCCCCCGAGACCAAGAAGAACGACGAAGACCTCGACATCCTGAAGGAGTACTGGCGCTATGATGCCAATCCTCCCGAGTACCGGAAGGACGACAGTGGCAAGCCCCGCAAGTATGCCGAGTTCGACGGCCCCAGCGAAATCATCGCGACCCCTGTGTTCTATGAAGGTCTTGTGTACGTGCCCATCGGTCAGGACCCCGAGCACGGTGAAGGCCTCGGCATGATCAGCGCCATCGACCCGAAGAAGACCGGCGACTTCACCGGCCAGGCCGTGTGGACCTTCAAGGGCATCGAACGCTCCATCAGCACCCCTGCTCTCAAGGATGGACTGGTGTACGTGGCCGACTATACCGGCCGCCTCTTCTGCCTGGATGCCAAGACGGGCAAGGAATACTGGAAGTATGACACCAAGGGACACATCTGGGCGAGCCCGCTCGTGGCAGATGGCAAGGTGTACATCGGCAATGAAGAAGGCGAACTCTTCGTGCTCGCCGAGGGCAAGGAGATGAAGGAACTCGCGGTGATTGAGTTCCCCGCTCCGATTCTCGGTGGCGTGAGCGCGGCCAATGGCGTGCTCTACGTGGCCAGCCACACCCACCTGTACGCCTTCAAGCAGGGAGCCCAGGGCGTTGCCCAAAACTGA
- a CDS encoding iron-containing alcohol dehydrogenase, with translation MTTLLAPFDHIPRTRLVFGNGTVQRIGELAQELGGKRVLVVSDAGIVKAGHTGHAVEALRKAGLESAVFDQVHENPTNLDVDACVEFAREFKTDLIIGLGGGSSMDTAKGCNFILTNGGTMKDYWGVGKATKAMLPLIAVPTTAGTGSECQSFALISDAVTHVKMACGDPKAAAKIALLDPELTVSQPARVTAVTGIDAVAHALETAVTNKRNPLSTTYSRQSFRFLMRGFERVLKNPADLEARSSMQLGAAFAGTAIENSMLGAAHSCANPLTAEFDIVHGQAVGLMLPHIIRFNSGLPEIAEIYASYHANDLPGRVTELLRAAGLCTQLRELNVDRERIPVLAQGAAKQWTANFNPRPLTEADFIALYEAAW, from the coding sequence GTGACAACCCTTCTTGCGCCGTTCGATCACATCCCCCGCACCCGCCTGGTCTTCGGAAACGGAACCGTGCAACGCATTGGTGAGCTGGCGCAGGAACTCGGCGGCAAGCGGGTGCTGGTGGTCTCGGATGCCGGCATTGTAAAAGCCGGGCACACCGGGCATGCCGTGGAGGCTTTGCGCAAGGCGGGCTTGGAGTCGGCGGTGTTCGACCAGGTGCATGAGAATCCCACGAACCTGGATGTGGATGCCTGTGTGGAATTCGCCAGGGAGTTCAAGACAGACCTCATCATCGGCCTCGGTGGCGGCAGCAGCATGGACACTGCCAAGGGCTGCAACTTCATCCTCACCAATGGTGGCACGATGAAGGACTACTGGGGCGTGGGAAAGGCCACGAAGGCTATGCTGCCCCTCATCGCCGTGCCCACCACGGCAGGCACGGGCAGTGAGTGCCAGAGTTTTGCCCTCATCTCGGATGCCGTGACGCATGTGAAGATGGCCTGCGGCGACCCCAAGGCCGCGGCAAAAATTGCCCTGTTGGATCCGGAGCTCACGGTCTCCCAACCGGCACGCGTCACCGCCGTGACGGGCATTGATGCCGTGGCACATGCACTGGAGACGGCGGTAACGAACAAGCGCAATCCGCTTTCCACCACCTATTCCCGCCAGTCGTTCCGCTTTCTCATGCGCGGCTTCGAGCGCGTGCTGAAAAACCCAGCGGACCTGGAAGCGCGAAGCTCCATGCAGCTGGGTGCTGCTTTCGCGGGCACGGCCATCGAGAATTCGATGCTCGGCGCCGCCCACTCCTGCGCGAACCCGCTCACGGCGGAGTTCGATATCGTGCACGGTCAGGCGGTGGGTTTGATGCTGCCACACATCATCCGCTTCAATTCCGGACTTCCCGAAATCGCCGAGATCTATGCCAGCTACCACGCCAATGATCTGCCGGGACGTGTCACGGAACTCCTTCGCGCCGCTGGCCTCTGCACGCAGCTTCGCGAGCTGAACGTGGATCGCGAACGCATCCCGGTGCTGGCCCAAGGAGCCGCAAAGCAGTGGACTGCCAACTTCAATCCACGCCCGCTGACGGAGGCTGATTTCATCGCGCTCTACGAAGCTGCGTGGTAA
- a CDS encoding aldehyde dehydrogenase family protein: protein MSSIPHLPALRKGQPYESLDKVEVKDHRTGEVMATVSQVNAGILRRDLNRIGEARQALRKFTVDQLIAISAKAGELFSEGTLPLGDKGHTQTVQQYTETLSRTSGLPHAMVKRNIAKVADALFNMRTVLNGLTRGLDTSVIDIGFGEQAGCPVSYYPTTNALGLVMPSNSPAVNSLWLPAIALKTPVIIKPGREEPWTPFRLIQAFIAAGAPAEAFGFYPTDHEGSGEVMKICGRALIFGDANTVAQYKDNPKYECHGPGFSKILIGADEIERWPEFIDLIAGSISDNGGRSCINASAVVVPKYGKEIADALAKTLGPVAPTSPDDPEAKLSGFANPKMAEFIDGAIENGLKEPGAEDITAKYRGGPRKAERDGGVYMRPTIVLCDSFKHTLSNKEYLCPYASVVEVPQADMLAQIGPSLVVTAITKDPRFIEQLLESPLIERLNIGPISTMRISWNQPHEGNMFEFLYKRRSIEVAQN from the coding sequence ATGAGCAGCATCCCGCACCTACCCGCCCTGCGCAAAGGGCAGCCCTATGAAAGCCTCGACAAGGTCGAGGTGAAGGATCACCGCACCGGCGAGGTCATGGCGACCGTGAGCCAGGTGAATGCCGGCATCCTTCGGCGTGACCTCAACCGCATCGGAGAGGCGCGTCAGGCATTGCGCAAGTTCACCGTGGACCAGCTCATCGCCATCTCCGCGAAGGCGGGTGAGCTGTTTTCCGAAGGGACGCTGCCTCTCGGCGACAAGGGCCACACGCAGACCGTCCAGCAGTACACAGAAACGCTTTCCCGCACGAGCGGTCTGCCGCACGCGATGGTGAAGCGCAACATCGCCAAGGTGGCGGATGCGCTCTTCAACATGCGCACCGTGCTCAATGGCCTGACACGTGGTCTGGACACAAGCGTGATCGACATCGGCTTCGGCGAGCAGGCTGGTTGCCCGGTGAGCTACTACCCCACGACGAATGCGCTGGGGCTGGTGATGCCGAGCAACTCTCCTGCGGTGAATTCCCTCTGGCTTCCCGCGATTGCGCTGAAGACTCCGGTGATCATCAAGCCGGGTCGTGAAGAGCCGTGGACGCCGTTCCGCCTCATTCAAGCCTTCATCGCTGCCGGCGCTCCTGCCGAGGCATTTGGCTTCTATCCCACCGACCACGAAGGTTCGGGTGAAGTGATGAAGATCTGCGGCCGCGCGCTCATCTTTGGCGACGCAAACACTGTGGCCCAGTACAAGGACAATCCGAAATATGAGTGCCACGGTCCTGGCTTCAGCAAAATTCTGATTGGTGCGGACGAAATCGAGCGCTGGCCCGAGTTCATCGACTTGATTGCCGGTTCCATCTCAGACAACGGCGGCCGCTCCTGTATCAATGCCTCTGCGGTGGTGGTGCCGAAGTACGGCAAGGAAATCGCCGACGCCCTCGCGAAGACGCTTGGCCCCGTGGCCCCGACTTCGCCTGATGATCCCGAAGCGAAGCTCAGCGGCTTTGCCAATCCGAAGATGGCTGAGTTCATCGACGGCGCGATTGAGAACGGTCTCAAGGAGCCCGGCGCGGAAGACATCACGGCGAAATATCGCGGTGGTCCCCGCAAGGCTGAACGTGACGGTGGTGTGTACATGCGCCCCACGATCGTGCTGTGCGACTCCTTCAAGCACACGCTGAGTAACAAGGAATACCTCTGCCCCTACGCCAGTGTGGTGGAAGTGCCGCAGGCCGACATGCTCGCGCAGATTGGGCCTTCGCTTGTGGTCACCGCGATCACGAAGGACCCGCGTTTCATCGAGCAGCTTCTCGAGTCACCGCTCATCGAGCGTCTGAACATCGGGCCCATCTCGACGATGCGCATCTCCTGGAACCAGCCGCATGAAGGGAACATGTTCGAGTTCCTCTACAAGCGCCGCTCCATCGAAGTAGCGCAGAACTAG
- a CDS encoding alpha/beta hydrolase: MKTLSAILAATIAVAFASAAFAQAPEKPKTPAPAKPKFTKVLPALPDTLALHEKIECSRVGDFSVLLDIYVPKAPGKYPAILLIHGGGWRARQVEADKPLAERLAQRGYVVAQVAYRLSTDGKFPAALHDCKAALRFLRAHAGEYHLDPERIGVAGGSAGGQLSGLMGMTGGVKELEGTGGEPEQSTAIKACIVMAATMDFVESNRMQNNEAVIQYLGKFDENKALYAQASPITHVKQGCPPTLFLEGEHDTEKIGRPEMQVKLRALGVPTEVITLKGAPHPFWMSQPWLDETAKAAGDWFDKYLK, encoded by the coding sequence ATGAAAACACTTTCCGCCATCCTCGCTGCCACCATTGCCGTGGCATTTGCATCGGCTGCTTTTGCCCAGGCTCCTGAAAAGCCCAAGACTCCAGCGCCTGCGAAACCAAAGTTCACCAAGGTGCTGCCCGCCTTGCCCGACACACTGGCTCTGCATGAGAAGATTGAGTGCTCTCGTGTGGGTGACTTCTCCGTGCTCCTGGACATCTATGTTCCCAAGGCTCCGGGCAAGTATCCTGCCATCCTGCTCATTCACGGCGGAGGCTGGAGGGCTCGTCAGGTGGAGGCAGACAAGCCTCTGGCGGAGCGTCTGGCCCAGCGCGGATATGTGGTCGCCCAAGTGGCCTACCGCCTCTCCACCGATGGCAAGTTCCCGGCAGCGCTGCATGATTGCAAAGCGGCCTTGCGTTTCCTCCGGGCACATGCGGGAGAGTATCACCTCGACCCTGAGCGGATTGGCGTCGCGGGCGGTTCCGCCGGCGGCCAGCTCAGCGGATTGATGGGAATGACCGGGGGCGTGAAGGAGTTGGAGGGCACCGGTGGTGAGCCTGAGCAGTCCACTGCTATCAAAGCCTGCATCGTGATGGCTGCGACCATGGACTTTGTGGAGTCGAACCGGATGCAGAACAACGAGGCGGTGATTCAATACCTTGGTAAATTCGACGAGAACAAGGCGCTGTACGCCCAGGCCTCGCCCATCACCCACGTGAAGCAGGGTTGCCCGCCCACCTTGTTCCTCGAAGGGGAACATGACACGGAAAAGATTGGTCGCCCCGAGATGCAGGTGAAGCTGCGTGCGCTGGGCGTACCCACGGAAGTGATCACTCTGAAAGGCGCCCCGCATCCGTTCTGGATGAGCCAGCCCTGGCTGGATGAGACTGCCAAGGCGGCAGGGGACTGGTTTGACAAGTATTTGAAGTAG
- a CDS encoding PQQ-binding-like beta-propeller repeat protein, translating into MTLHHRHLALLAVGLSVFAPAVIPASAADAGNGKNNWTTWRGPYQNGVSAEHYKNGKLNPSPAWVYDSNGRGTPVVCDGKVFSWGYRGKDGNLVEILSCLDAATGKKIWEHEFQDFLSDTIYDRYSIGAPAVDPETKRVYLITHYGMFSCYDFDGKLQWTISTMEDYGRMSFPNARVGTPVIEGDLVIIHGITSNWGADGPAADRFYAYDKMTGELVWWSRPGIVPPVDSSFSTPVFETRDGKRVFYSGTGCGNVVCVNARTGKPLFRFQAAKNGVNASVLLYKNNIIAVHGDENVDSSEKGRLASIKIPAKLTPNLSPEGEIIPLATADAEAWRSPVGSSNGSPVLVGNRIFQLDDTGVLNVVSADTGETLWTKKMATGNVHATPLYVDGLLYLTLLDGRLVVMKPGDKDGEILQEVKLDGQCLGAPVVCNGQLFVHTTVKFYCFTIENKGITTDTIAAPEMPKAGKPAALQAIPAEVVLTPGATQKFRVREIDANGFVVGEAKNVKWESFIPPTARVKSTMDAKFNDKGELVAGPEAHLSAGAFKATGEGGIFGTIRGRLLQNLPINQDFSAVELNEEQPSEHVKFAFPPLPWIGARLKFDVRELNGEKVFAKTFDRILFQRATAFIAKSDLSNYTMQADVLTDGSARVKSDIGLINQRYMIALRGNAGQLEVSSNMERLKATAPFKMKANVWYTLKTRVDANGDGGGTVRAKAWEKGQAEPEAWTLEVPLARIHKNGSPGIFSFTPLNQKRAYLDNISVTPNK; encoded by the coding sequence ATGACCCTGCATCACCGCCACCTGGCTCTCCTTGCCGTCGGACTCTCCGTTTTCGCCCCGGCCGTCATCCCCGCTTCTGCGGCTGACGCTGGTAATGGAAAGAACAACTGGACCACCTGGCGTGGCCCTTATCAGAACGGGGTCTCCGCTGAACATTATAAGAACGGCAAGCTGAACCCTTCCCCTGCCTGGGTGTATGACAGCAATGGCCGTGGCACACCGGTGGTGTGCGATGGCAAGGTCTTCTCCTGGGGCTACCGGGGCAAGGACGGCAACTTGGTGGAAATCCTCAGCTGCCTCGACGCTGCCACTGGCAAGAAAATCTGGGAGCACGAGTTCCAGGATTTCCTGAGCGATACCATTTATGACCGCTATTCGATTGGAGCCCCGGCGGTCGACCCCGAGACGAAGCGGGTCTATTTGATCACCCACTACGGCATGTTCTCCTGTTATGACTTCGACGGGAAACTCCAGTGGACCATCTCGACGATGGAAGACTACGGCCGCATGAGCTTCCCGAACGCCCGCGTGGGTACGCCGGTGATTGAAGGCGACCTGGTCATCATCCACGGCATCACCTCCAACTGGGGCGCAGACGGTCCTGCCGCCGACCGCTTCTATGCGTATGACAAAATGACGGGCGAGCTCGTGTGGTGGTCCCGCCCAGGCATTGTCCCGCCGGTGGACAGTTCCTTCTCCACGCCGGTCTTCGAAACCCGAGACGGCAAGCGCGTATTCTACTCCGGCACCGGCTGCGGCAATGTGGTGTGCGTGAACGCCCGCACTGGCAAGCCGCTCTTCCGTTTCCAGGCAGCAAAGAATGGCGTGAATGCTTCCGTGCTGCTTTATAAGAACAACATCATTGCGGTGCACGGCGATGAAAACGTGGACTCCTCCGAGAAGGGCCGCCTCGCTTCCATCAAGATTCCTGCGAAGCTCACTCCGAATCTGAGCCCCGAAGGTGAGATCATCCCGCTGGCCACGGCAGACGCGGAAGCCTGGCGTTCCCCTGTGGGTTCGAGCAACGGTTCCCCTGTGCTGGTCGGCAATCGCATTTTCCAGCTCGATGACACTGGCGTTCTCAATGTCGTGAGCGCCGACACGGGAGAAACTCTGTGGACCAAGAAGATGGCGACTGGCAACGTGCATGCCACGCCGCTGTATGTGGATGGCCTCCTCTATCTGACCCTTCTTGATGGCCGCCTGGTCGTGATGAAGCCCGGTGACAAGGATGGTGAAATCCTCCAGGAAGTGAAACTCGACGGCCAGTGCCTCGGCGCTCCGGTGGTGTGCAATGGCCAGCTCTTCGTGCATACCACGGTGAAGTTCTATTGCTTCACCATTGAGAACAAGGGTATCACCACAGACACGATTGCTGCCCCGGAAATGCCCAAAGCCGGCAAGCCCGCTGCGCTGCAGGCTATTCCCGCAGAAGTGGTGCTGACCCCCGGCGCTACCCAGAAGTTCCGCGTGCGTGAAATCGATGCCAATGGCTTCGTGGTTGGCGAAGCGAAGAATGTGAAGTGGGAGTCCTTCATCCCTCCGACCGCTCGCGTGAAGAGCACCATGGACGCCAAGTTCAACGACAAGGGTGAACTGGTTGCCGGACCCGAAGCCCACCTCTCCGCAGGTGCTTTCAAGGCCACGGGTGAAGGTGGCATCTTCGGCACCATCCGTGGACGCTTGCTTCAGAACCTTCCCATCAATCAGGATTTCAGTGCCGTGGAACTCAACGAAGAGCAGCCTTCGGAGCACGTGAAGTTCGCCTTCCCGCCCCTGCCATGGATCGGTGCTCGTCTGAAATTCGACGTGCGTGAGTTGAACGGTGAGAAGGTCTTTGCGAAGACGTTTGACCGCATCCTCTTCCAGCGTGCGACGGCATTCATTGCGAAGTCCGACCTGTCCAACTACACCATGCAGGCAGACGTGCTCACGGACGGCAGCGCCCGCGTGAAGTCGGACATCGGCCTCATCAACCAGCGCTACATGATCGCGCTGCGTGGCAACGCCGGCCAGCTCGAAGTCAGCTCCAACATGGAGCGTCTCAAGGCGACCGCTCCCTTCAAGATGAAGGCCAATGTCTGGTACACTCTGAAGACCCGTGTGGATGCGAACGGCGATGGCGGTGGCACCGTCCGCGCCAAGGCCTGGGAAAAGGGCCAGGCGGAGCCTGAAGCCTGGACCCTTGAAGTGCCGCTGGCACGTATCCATAAGAATGGCTCACCGGGCATTTTCAGCTTCACCCCGCTGAACCAGAAGCGCGCCTATCTGGACAACATCTCCGTGACCCCGAACAAGTAA
- a CDS encoding bifunctional chorismate mutase/prephenate dehydratase, producing the protein MTLEDVRIEIDRVDQDLLRLLNERADLVHHVGEIKRKEGLEIYAPDREERLLKKLIELNKQNKGRLPEKSIRAIYREIISAALALEQDMRISYMGPAGSWTHQAAISRFGNSVLYLPEASTEDVFERVTTQEADYGVLPIEHSTEGAVHHTLDHLVDSPMQIYSQFLWRTETVLMSNGPKDTVDYIYGHPQVIAQCRKWLTHNFPDVELREAPSTSQAAAFACEHPNSAALGTALGAELQGLKIIAASIDDSASQARFIVLGRRPAPATGNDHTMLMVTARDRVGALLEILKAFADHGINVRQIENRPVPVEESASQTHVRFFLEVTGHCHDEALKKSLDVVINDGDAIKILGSYPSSPWGE; encoded by the coding sequence ATGACACTGGAAGACGTTCGTATTGAGATTGACCGCGTGGATCAGGACCTCCTTCGCCTCCTGAACGAGCGCGCCGATCTGGTGCATCACGTTGGGGAAATCAAACGCAAGGAGGGACTGGAGATCTACGCCCCGGACCGCGAGGAGCGGCTGCTGAAGAAACTCATCGAGCTGAACAAGCAGAACAAGGGCCGCCTTCCCGAGAAGTCCATCCGCGCCATCTACCGGGAGATCATCTCTGCCGCCCTGGCCCTGGAGCAGGACATGCGCATTTCCTACATGGGTCCGGCGGGGTCCTGGACTCACCAGGCGGCCATCAGCCGCTTTGGCAACAGCGTGCTGTATCTCCCTGAGGCGAGCACGGAAGATGTTTTCGAGCGCGTGACCACCCAGGAGGCGGACTACGGCGTCCTGCCCATCGAGCACAGCACGGAGGGCGCAGTGCATCACACGCTGGATCACTTGGTGGACTCGCCTATGCAGATCTATTCGCAGTTCCTTTGGCGAACGGAAACTGTCCTCATGTCCAACGGTCCCAAGGATACGGTGGACTACATCTATGGCCACCCGCAGGTGATTGCCCAGTGCCGCAAATGGCTGACGCATAACTTTCCCGATGTGGAGCTGCGTGAAGCTCCCAGCACCAGCCAGGCGGCTGCCTTCGCCTGCGAGCACCCAAACTCCGCTGCGCTGGGCACGGCCCTTGGTGCGGAACTGCAGGGCCTGAAAATCATCGCGGCCTCAATCGACGACAGTGCGTCCCAGGCCCGTTTCATCGTGCTGGGTCGTCGACCCGCCCCGGCTACGGGAAATGACCATACCATGCTCATGGTGACTGCCCGCGACCGTGTGGGCGCGCTGCTGGAGATACTCAAGGCATTTGCCGACCATGGCATCAACGTGCGGCAGATTGAAAATCGCCCGGTGCCTGTGGAAGAATCTGCTTCGCAAACGCATGTGCGGTTCTTCCTTGAAGTCACGGGTCATTGCCACGACGAGGCTTTGAAGAAGTCGCTCGATGTGGTGATCAATGACGGCGACGCCATCAAGATTCTCGGGAGCTATCCGAGCTCGCCCTGGGGGGAGTGA